A section of the Gemmatimonadaceae bacterium genome encodes:
- a CDS encoding phytoene desaturase, producing the protein MRIVVIGSGFGGLSAAIRLQAQGHQVTIVEKLDKPGGRAYVFERDGFTFDAGPTIITAPWMIDDIFAAAGAKTADYVQIVPIDPYYNVRFDDGSCFRYGGNMDTVLAEVARFNPDDVEGYKRFFAEAEKIFVEGMSLVDQPFTTVGSMLKVAPRLATLRAQRSVTTFVNKYIKDPRLQQVFSFHPLLIGGNPFDASCLYTLVHALEQKWGVHFAMGGTGALVRGMVQCFTDIGGTIQFNAEVAEVMVDPATRRTTGVALAQGERIAADAVVVNGDVAMSYMKLIKPEFRPVNTDKRFKRKRYSMSLFVSYFGTRGTRDMWPATAHHEILMGPRYKGLLTDIFDNKILAKDFSLYLHRPTVTDPSLAPPGDDAWYVLSVVPHLGGNVDWAKTHQEYSERIIDHLDKRHLPGLKERIVTERHIDPRYFQNSLNSYLGTAFSVEPTLMQSAWMRPHNVSEDIPNLYFAGAGTHPGAGLPGVMGSGKIVADMIGVAAGARLRGTRSKSAREAVEELTAV; encoded by the coding sequence ATGCGCATCGTTGTCATCGGGAGCGGGTTCGGTGGCCTGTCGGCCGCCATCCGCCTGCAGGCCCAGGGCCACCAGGTCACGATCGTCGAGAAGCTCGACAAGCCGGGCGGTCGCGCGTACGTCTTCGAGCGCGACGGCTTCACCTTCGACGCCGGTCCCACGATCATCACCGCCCCGTGGATGATCGACGACATCTTCGCCGCCGCCGGCGCGAAGACCGCCGACTACGTGCAGATCGTCCCGATCGACCCGTACTACAACGTGCGCTTCGACGACGGGAGCTGCTTCCGCTACGGCGGGAACATGGACACGGTGCTGGCCGAGGTCGCCCGCTTCAACCCCGACGACGTGGAGGGCTACAAGCGCTTCTTCGCCGAGGCGGAGAAGATCTTCGTCGAGGGGATGTCGCTGGTCGACCAGCCCTTCACGACCGTCGGCAGCATGCTCAAGGTCGCCCCGCGGCTTGCCACGCTCCGCGCCCAGCGCTCGGTCACGACCTTCGTCAACAAGTACATCAAGGACCCGCGCCTGCAGCAGGTGTTCAGCTTCCACCCGCTGCTGATCGGCGGCAACCCGTTCGACGCGAGCTGCCTCTACACCCTCGTCCACGCCCTCGAGCAGAAGTGGGGCGTGCATTTCGCGATGGGCGGCACGGGGGCGCTGGTGCGCGGCATGGTGCAGTGCTTCACCGACATCGGCGGCACGATCCAGTTCAACGCCGAGGTGGCCGAGGTGATGGTGGACCCCGCCACGCGCCGCACCACCGGCGTGGCGCTGGCGCAGGGTGAGCGGATCGCGGCCGATGCGGTGGTGGTGAACGGCGACGTGGCGATGAGCTACATGAAGCTGATCAAGCCGGAGTTCCGGCCGGTGAACACCGACAAGCGATTCAAGCGCAAGCGCTACTCGATGTCGCTGTTCGTGAGCTACTTCGGCACCCGCGGCACACGCGACATGTGGCCCGCAACGGCGCACCACGAGATCCTGATGGGCCCGCGGTACAAGGGGCTTCTCACCGACATCTTCGACAACAAGATCCTGGCGAAGGACTTCTCGCTGTACCTGCACCGCCCCACCGTCACCGACCCGTCCCTCGCACCGCCGGGCGACGACGCGTGGTACGTGCTGTCGGTGGTGCCGCACCTCGGCGGCAACGTGGACTGGGCGAAGACGCACCAGGAGTACAGCGAGCGCATCATCGATCACCTCGACAAGCGACACCTGCCGGGGCTGAAGGAGCGCATCGTGACGGAACGACACATCGATCCGCGCTACTTCCAGAACTCGCTCAACAGCTATCTCGGCACGGCATTCAGCGTGGAGCCGACGCTGATGCAGTCGGCGTGGATGCGGCCGCACAACGTGAGCGAGGACATCCCGAACCTCTACTTCGCCGGTGCGGGCACCCACCCGGGTGCGGGCCTGCCTGGCGTGATGGGATCGGGGAAGATCGTCGCCGACATGATTGGCGTCGCCGCCGGGGCACGGCTCCGCGGCACGCGCTCGAAGTCGGCGCGTGAGGCGGTGGAGGAACTGACCGCCGTCTGA
- a CDS encoding carotenoid biosynthesis protein — MTAASELPQDDTTPMMRIAFACLVAHCALTIFSGIAFATFLSPPFPEWLQTPTNQRIMAFGYKWGGQTTVVLGALAGLLHAMGRLGRRTGVLIFIVSFTISLGSELLGTSTGLPFGPYSYTTQLGYKILDLVPFNIPTSWFFMLYCSLAICGRILPSKDDSTSRWWWALVAGFVLTAWDVSMDPAMVASVHWLWHLPSLEGMPLWQNILIGGHFYGMPLTNWLGWLLTGIIVSRVMLAIVPPSRWARDVSPTSFPLALYAVNAVLPLGICLGRGLWLAFVLGTVAMAIPLVLALRKGPKPAGSTQRSTGSLGDIAVAGR; from the coding sequence GTGACCGCTGCCTCCGAACTGCCTCAGGACGACACCACGCCGATGATGCGCATTGCGTTCGCGTGTCTCGTGGCGCATTGCGCCCTGACGATCTTTTCGGGGATCGCCTTCGCGACGTTCCTCTCCCCGCCGTTCCCCGAGTGGCTGCAGACGCCGACGAACCAGCGCATCATGGCGTTCGGCTACAAGTGGGGCGGACAGACGACGGTCGTGCTCGGCGCCCTCGCCGGCCTGTTGCACGCCATGGGACGCCTCGGACGGCGGACCGGCGTGCTGATCTTCATCGTCAGCTTCACCATCTCGCTCGGCTCCGAACTGCTGGGCACGAGCACCGGCCTGCCGTTCGGCCCGTACAGCTACACCACGCAGCTCGGCTACAAGATCCTCGACCTCGTGCCGTTCAACATCCCGACGTCGTGGTTCTTCATGTTGTACTGCTCGCTGGCGATCTGCGGGCGGATCCTGCCCTCGAAGGACGACAGCACCAGCCGCTGGTGGTGGGCGCTGGTCGCGGGCTTCGTGCTGACGGCGTGGGACGTGTCGATGGATCCGGCGATGGTGGCGAGCGTGCACTGGCTGTGGCACCTGCCGTCGCTCGAGGGCATGCCCCTCTGGCAGAACATCCTGATCGGCGGGCACTTCTACGGCATGCCGCTCACGAACTGGCTTGGCTGGCTGCTGACGGGGATCATCGTGTCACGCGTGATGCTGGCCATCGTGCCGCCGTCGCGCTGGGCGCGTGACGTGTCGCCGACCAGCTTCCCGCTCGCGCTGTACGCCGTGAATGCGGTGCTGCCGCTGGGAATCTGCCTCGGGCGCGGGCTCTGGCTGGCGTTCGTGCTCGGGACGGTCGCGATGGCCATCCCGCTGGTGCTGGCACTGCGTAAGGGCCCGAAGCCGGCTGGGAGCACGCAGCGATCGACGGGGTCCCTCGGCGACATCGCCGTCGCCGGTCGCTGA
- a CDS encoding GntP family permease, giving the protein MNTMLLVYALLAVIALVVLIARFKVHPFVVLIAVSLGMGLAAGMPAAAVVKAFQDGVGTSLGFIAVVVGLGTMLGKLMAESGGAARIAATLLGLFGERRVHWAIMFVAFIVGIPVFFQVGFVLLIPLVFTIARQTGTSLIKVGIPLVAGLSVVHGMVPPHPAAMLAVVAYKADVGLTILYAILVGLPTAALAGPVFATWVAPRIALPPVNPLAEQFRTDDTRALPGFGITVFTVLLPVLLMLGASTAEVTLPPDSPLRHAMAFTGSPIVSLLVALLFAFWSLGYARQFSRDDLLKFTNDCLAPTATILLVIGAGGGFNRVLIESGVGRAIADVAVRTQASPVLLAWVVAALIRVATGSATVAMTTAAGIVAPIALLTPGTSPELLVLATGAGSLVLSHVNDSGFWLIKEFFNMTVPQTLRTWTVAETIVGVAGLLFTLLLGVLL; this is encoded by the coding sequence GTGAACACCATGCTGCTGGTGTACGCGCTGCTGGCCGTGATCGCACTGGTGGTGCTGATCGCCCGGTTCAAGGTGCATCCGTTCGTGGTGCTGATCGCCGTGTCGCTCGGCATGGGCCTCGCCGCGGGCATGCCGGCCGCCGCCGTGGTGAAGGCGTTCCAGGACGGCGTCGGCACCTCACTCGGCTTCATCGCCGTGGTGGTGGGGCTTGGCACGATGCTCGGCAAGCTGATGGCCGAGAGCGGTGGGGCGGCGCGGATCGCAGCCACGCTGCTCGGCCTGTTCGGCGAGCGGCGTGTGCACTGGGCCATCATGTTCGTGGCATTCATCGTCGGCATCCCGGTGTTCTTCCAGGTCGGGTTCGTGCTGCTGATCCCGCTGGTCTTCACCATCGCGCGCCAGACCGGCACCTCCCTGATCAAGGTGGGGATCCCGCTGGTGGCAGGCCTGTCGGTGGTGCACGGCATGGTGCCACCGCACCCGGCGGCGATGCTCGCCGTGGTGGCGTACAAGGCGGATGTCGGCCTGACGATCCTCTACGCGATCCTGGTCGGCCTGCCCACGGCGGCCCTCGCCGGCCCGGTGTTCGCGACGTGGGTCGCGCCGCGCATCGCGCTGCCGCCGGTCAACCCGCTCGCCGAGCAGTTCCGCACCGATGACACGCGGGCGTTGCCCGGCTTCGGCATCACGGTCTTCACCGTGTTGTTGCCGGTGTTGCTGATGCTCGGCGCGAGCACCGCCGAGGTCACGCTGCCGCCGGACAGTCCGCTCCGGCATGCCATGGCCTTCACCGGCAGCCCCATCGTCTCGCTGCTCGTGGCGCTGCTCTTCGCGTTCTGGTCGCTGGGGTACGCCCGGCAGTTCTCGCGGGACGACCTGCTGAAGTTCACGAACGACTGTCTCGCGCCCACCGCCACGATCCTGCTGGTGATCGGCGCTGGCGGCGGGTTTAACCGCGTGCTGATCGAGAGCGGTGTGGGGCGCGCGATCGCGGACGTGGCGGTGCGCACGCAGGCCTCACCGGTCCTCCTCGCCTGGGTGGTGGCGGCACTGATCCGCGTCGCCACGGGCTCGGCGACGGTCGCGATGACGACGGCGGCCGGGATCGTCGCCCCGATCGCGCTCCTGACGCCGGGCACCTCGCCCGAGCTGCTGGTGCTCGCGACCGGCGCCGGGTCGCTCGTGCTCTCGCACGTGAACGACTCCGGCTTCTGGCTGATCAAGGAGTTCTTCAACATGACCGTGCCGCAGACACTGCGCACCTGGACCGTCGCGGAGACGATCGTGGGCGTGGCCGGCCTGCTGTTCACGCTGCTCCTTGGCGTGTTGCTGTAG